In one window of Protaetiibacter larvae DNA:
- a CDS encoding single-stranded DNA-binding protein, producing the protein MYDTIAVTGVVATPVKHTISAEGLEVSNFRLASNHRRFDRASGNWVESETNWYTVASFRQLALNVHASLDKGQQVVVVGRLKVREWSDGERTGRDVEIIADAVGHDLARGTTSFTRTPRPAPEAAGPARDEPHGAETPEPAGFPADAQSAVGLPF; encoded by the coding sequence ATGTACGACACCATCGCCGTCACGGGGGTCGTCGCGACCCCCGTCAAGCACACGATCTCCGCCGAAGGGCTCGAGGTCAGCAACTTCCGGCTCGCCTCGAACCACCGGCGCTTCGACCGGGCGAGCGGCAACTGGGTCGAGAGCGAGACGAACTGGTACACGGTGGCGAGCTTCCGGCAGCTCGCCCTCAACGTGCACGCCTCGCTCGACAAAGGCCAGCAGGTCGTGGTGGTGGGGCGGCTCAAGGTGCGCGAGTGGAGCGACGGCGAGCGCACCGGTCGCGACGTCGAGATCATCGCGGACGCGGTGGGCCACGACCTCGCCCGCGGCACCACGAGCTTCACCCGCACGCCGCGCCCCGCGCCGGAGGCGGCCGGGCCGGCACGCGACGAGCCGCACGGTGCGGAGACCCCGGAGCCCGCGGGGTTCCCGGCCGATGCGCAGAGTGCGGTCGGCCTGCCGTTCTAG
- a CDS encoding methyltransferase — MSDTETSIVDRRWVAFGPAGAVGAIHQRADGYSVKLVGDDDYRGTFPTLDVAKSALHAALVPGSDRPEFREH; from the coding sequence ATGAGCGACACCGAGACCTCGATCGTCGACCGCCGCTGGGTGGCCTTCGGGCCCGCCGGGGCCGTGGGGGCGATCCACCAGAGGGCGGACGGCTACTCCGTGAAGCTCGTCGGCGACGACGACTACCGCGGGACCTTCCCCACCCTCGACGTGGCCAAGAGCGCGCTGCATGCGGCGCTCGTCCCGGGCTCCGACCGGCCCGAGTTCCGCGAGCACTAG
- a CDS encoding TetR-like C-terminal domain-containing protein — protein MVGIAVELVDADPETPLTLAAVATRAGVAVPSLYKHVRSLDALRDGVALAGVEGVTAAVRAATAGLTGAEALLGAGRAIRAYARRHPGLYAASQPAPGREASPELAAAAGRAVEAVAAVVRQAGLPVERTVDAVRILRAAVHGFILLEAAGGFGLPDDVEASYERLLAVLWEGLGVLRASAS, from the coding sequence GTGGTGGGGATCGCGGTCGAGCTCGTGGACGCCGATCCCGAGACCCCGCTCACGCTGGCCGCCGTCGCGACCCGCGCGGGCGTGGCGGTCCCCAGCCTCTACAAGCACGTGCGCTCGCTCGATGCGCTGCGCGACGGGGTGGCGCTCGCCGGGGTCGAGGGGGTGACCGCGGCGGTGCGGGCCGCCACCGCGGGCCTCACCGGTGCCGAGGCGCTGCTCGGCGCGGGGCGCGCCATCCGCGCCTACGCCCGGCGGCATCCGGGACTCTACGCGGCGAGCCAGCCGGCGCCCGGGCGCGAGGCGTCGCCCGAGTTGGCGGCGGCCGCGGGCCGTGCCGTGGAGGCGGTGGCCGCCGTCGTGCGGCAGGCGGGCCTGCCCGTCGAGCGCACCGTCGACGCCGTGCGCATCCTGCGCGCGGCCGTGCACGGCTTCATCCTGCTCGAGGCGGCCGGCGGGTTCGGTCTGCCCGACGACGTGGAGGCGAGCTACGAGCGGCTTCTCGCGGTGCTGTGGGAGGGGCTCGGGGTGCTGCGCGCGTCGGCAAGCTGA
- a CDS encoding SDR family oxidoreductase has protein sequence MSTLSTTGRVALVTGGSGGIGHAVVERLAADGYALAVHYAGNQAAADAVVATIIAAGGQAIAVGGDVADEVAMADAFAQTEKAFGGIDVVINTAGIMILSPVATLNLDDLDRMHRTNIRGTFVVSQLAANRVRAGGAIINFSTSVTKLALPGYAAYAASKGAVDAISLVLAKELRGKDITVNAVAPGPTATPLFLDGKDAETIERMATMNPIERLGTPEDIAEAVAFLAGPARWVNGQTIYVNGGMV, from the coding sequence ATGAGCACCCTCTCGACCACCGGCCGTGTCGCACTCGTCACCGGCGGCAGCGGCGGGATCGGCCACGCCGTCGTCGAACGGCTCGCCGCCGACGGCTACGCCCTCGCTGTGCACTACGCCGGCAACCAGGCCGCAGCGGATGCCGTCGTCGCGACGATCATCGCCGCGGGCGGCCAGGCGATCGCGGTCGGCGGCGACGTCGCCGACGAGGTCGCGATGGCGGACGCCTTCGCGCAGACCGAGAAGGCCTTCGGCGGCATCGACGTCGTGATCAACACCGCCGGGATCATGATCCTCTCGCCGGTCGCGACGCTGAACCTCGACGACCTCGACCGGATGCATCGGACCAACATCCGCGGCACCTTCGTGGTCTCGCAGCTGGCCGCCAACCGCGTGCGCGCCGGCGGCGCGATCATCAACTTCTCCACCTCGGTGACGAAGCTCGCCCTCCCCGGCTACGCCGCCTACGCCGCCTCCAAGGGCGCGGTCGACGCGATCAGCCTCGTGCTCGCCAAGGAGCTGCGCGGAAAGGACATCACGGTCAACGCCGTCGCCCCCGGCCCCACCGCCACGCCGCTGTTCCTCGACGGCAAGGACGCGGAGACCATCGAGCGGATGGCCACGATGAACCCGATCGAACGCCTCGGCACCCCGGAGGACATCGCCGAGGCGGTCGCCTTCCTTGCCGGTCCCGCGCGCTGGGTCAACGGGCAGACCATCTACGTCAACGGCGGCATGGTCTGA
- the orn gene encoding oligoribonuclease, with protein MSQSPELLVWVDCEMTGLDLGIDELVEVAVVITDYDLVPVDPGFSIVIKPDDSALEHMNDFVRDMHTTSGLIEEIPHGVSLADAEYQVLEYILRFVPDHGTAPLAGNTIGTDRAFLAKYMPRVDAHLHYRNVDVSSIKELSRRWYPRIYFQSPAKNGGHRALADILESIRELDYYRRVAFVAEPGPTSDEAHAAAKDAVAKWAARIP; from the coding sequence GTGAGCCAGTCGCCAGAACTTCTCGTGTGGGTCGACTGCGAGATGACCGGGCTCGACCTCGGCATCGACGAGCTCGTCGAGGTGGCGGTCGTCATCACCGACTACGACCTCGTGCCGGTGGATCCGGGGTTCAGCATCGTCATCAAGCCCGACGACTCGGCGCTCGAGCACATGAACGACTTCGTGCGCGACATGCACACCACCTCGGGGCTGATCGAGGAGATCCCGCACGGGGTGAGCCTCGCCGACGCCGAATACCAGGTGCTCGAGTACATCCTGCGATTCGTTCCCGACCACGGAACGGCTCCGCTCGCCGGGAACACGATCGGCACCGACCGCGCCTTCCTCGCGAAGTACATGCCGCGCGTCGACGCCCACCTGCACTACCGCAACGTCGACGTCTCCTCCATCAAAGAACTGTCGCGGCGCTGGTACCCGCGCATCTACTTCCAGTCGCCCGCGAAGAACGGCGGCCACCGGGCGCTCGCCGACATCCTCGAGTCGATCCGCGAACTCGACTACTACCGGCGGGTGGCGTTCGTGGCCGAGCCGGGTCCCACGAGCGACGAAGCCCACGCCGCGGCGAAGGATGCGGTGGCGAAATGGGCAGCGCGGATACCGTAG
- the ettA gene encoding energy-dependent translational throttle protein EttA, whose product MAEYIYSMVRARKAVGEKLILDDVTMAFLPGAKIGMVGPNGAGKSTILKIMAGLDTPSNGEAKLTPGYTVGILMQEPVLDETKTVLENIQDGIAIKAKLDRFNEISAAMADPDADFDALLAEMGVLQEEIDAADAWDLDSQLEQAMNALRTPPGDADVSVLSGGEKRRVALAKLLLQKPDLLLLDEPTNHLDAESVLWLEQHLQKYPGAVIAITHDRYFLDNVAEWIAEVDRGHLYPYEGNYSTYLEKKAQRLEVQGKKDAKLAKRLAEELDWVRSNAKGRQAKSKARLARYEEMATEAERTRKLDFEEIQIPPGPRLGSVVIEAKNLKKSFDDRVLIDGLSFSLPPNGIVGVIGPNGVGKTTLFKTIVGLEPLDSGDLKIGETVKISYVDQTRANIDPNKTLWEVVSEGLDIITVGKTEIPSRAYVSKFGFKGPDQQKKAGVLSGGERNRLNLALTLKEGGNLLLLDEPTNDLDVETLQSLENALLEFPGCAVVITHDRWFLDRIATHILAYEGTDEDPSKWYWFEGNFEAYEANKIERLGAEAAKPHRSVYRKLTRD is encoded by the coding sequence ATGGCCGAATACATCTACTCGATGGTGCGCGCCCGCAAAGCGGTCGGCGAGAAGCTCATCCTGGACGACGTCACGATGGCGTTCCTCCCCGGCGCGAAGATCGGCATGGTCGGCCCCAACGGCGCGGGCAAGTCGACGATCCTGAAGATCATGGCGGGCCTCGACACCCCGTCCAACGGCGAGGCGAAGCTCACCCCCGGGTACACGGTCGGCATTCTCATGCAGGAGCCGGTGCTCGACGAGACCAAGACGGTGCTGGAGAACATCCAGGACGGCATCGCCATCAAGGCGAAGCTCGACCGCTTCAACGAGATCTCGGCCGCGATGGCCGATCCGGACGCCGACTTCGACGCGCTGCTGGCGGAGATGGGCGTGCTGCAGGAGGAGATCGACGCGGCCGACGCGTGGGATCTCGACTCGCAGCTCGAGCAGGCCATGAATGCGCTGCGCACCCCGCCGGGCGACGCGGACGTGTCGGTGCTGTCCGGTGGTGAGAAGCGCCGTGTGGCGCTCGCGAAGCTGCTGCTGCAGAAGCCCGACCTGCTGCTGCTCGACGAGCCCACCAACCACCTCGACGCCGAGAGCGTGCTGTGGCTCGAGCAGCACCTGCAGAAGTACCCCGGCGCCGTCATCGCCATCACCCACGACCGGTACTTCCTCGACAACGTGGCCGAGTGGATCGCCGAGGTCGACCGCGGACATCTCTACCCCTACGAGGGCAACTACTCCACCTACCTCGAGAAGAAGGCCCAGCGCCTCGAGGTGCAGGGCAAGAAGGACGCAAAGCTCGCGAAGCGTCTCGCGGAGGAGCTCGACTGGGTGCGGTCGAACGCGAAGGGGCGCCAGGCGAAGTCGAAGGCGCGTCTGGCCCGCTACGAGGAGATGGCGACCGAGGCCGAGCGCACCCGCAAGCTCGATTTCGAGGAGATCCAGATTCCGCCGGGGCCGCGCCTCGGATCCGTGGTCATCGAGGCGAAGAACCTCAAGAAGAGCTTCGACGACCGTGTGCTCATCGACGGGCTGTCGTTCTCGCTGCCGCCGAACGGCATCGTCGGCGTGATCGGCCCGAACGGTGTCGGCAAGACCACCCTGTTCAAGACGATCGTGGGGCTGGAGCCGCTCGACTCGGGGGATCTCAAGATCGGCGAGACCGTCAAGATCAGCTACGTCGACCAGACCCGCGCCAACATCGACCCCAACAAGACGCTGTGGGAGGTGGTGTCGGAGGGGCTCGACATCATCACGGTCGGCAAGACCGAGATCCCGAGCCGCGCCTACGTGTCGAAGTTCGGTTTCAAGGGGCCCGACCAGCAGAAGAAGGCCGGCGTGCTCTCCGGTGGTGAGCGCAACCGCCTCAACCTCGCGCTCACCCTCAAGGAGGGCGGCAACCTGCTGCTGCTCGACGAGCCCACCAACGACCTCGACGTCGAGACGCTGCAGTCGCTCGAGAACGCACTGCTCGAGTTCCCCGGGTGCGCTGTGGTCATCACCCACGACCGGTGGTTCCTCGACCGGATCGCGACCCACATCCTGGCGTACGAGGGCACCGATGAGGACCCGTCGAAGTGGTACTGGTTCGAGGGCAACTTCGAGGCCTACGAGGCCAACAAGATCGAGCGCCTCGGCGCCGAGGCCGCGAAGCCGCACCGCAGCGTCTACCGCAAGCTCACCCGCGACTGA
- a CDS encoding acyl-CoA thioesterase: MTRIHVPIRLRWSDFDAYAHVNNAEMLRLLEEARIEAFWRPDTGVADPAYPTAVIDARPGAPVISLIARQEVEYLAPIPYQRSPIEVELWIGRLGGASFEICYEVYSPDGVEPRVLYTVASTTLVMVEAASGRPSRIPDELRELFGPYVEPSVQFGKRS, translated from the coding sequence ATGACCCGCATCCACGTGCCGATCCGGCTGCGCTGGAGCGACTTCGACGCCTACGCGCACGTCAACAACGCCGAGATGCTGCGGCTGCTCGAGGAGGCGCGCATCGAGGCGTTCTGGCGCCCGGACACCGGTGTCGCCGACCCCGCGTATCCGACCGCGGTCATCGACGCGCGCCCCGGCGCCCCCGTCATCAGCCTCATCGCGCGGCAGGAGGTCGAGTACCTCGCCCCCATCCCGTACCAGCGCAGCCCCATCGAGGTGGAGCTGTGGATCGGGCGGCTGGGCGGTGCGAGCTTCGAGATCTGCTACGAGGTGTACTCGCCCGACGGCGTCGAGCCGCGTGTGCTCTACACGGTCGCCTCGACGACCCTTGTCATGGTGGAGGCGGCGAGCGGCCGGCCCTCCCGGATCCCCGATGAACTGCGCGAGCTGTTCGGCCCCTACGTGGAGCCCTCGGTGCAGTTCGGAAAGCGCAGTTGA
- a CDS encoding alpha/beta fold hydrolase — protein MTSFLDRPHPAGTGRVAYTLRGDGPLVVTVPGMGDLAASDTELAEALAADGFRVASLELRGHGASDTGFAELGDAATASDIAALIEVLGGPAIVVGTSMGASSAIVAAADRPELVSGLVLLSPFTRNASGSPTLMRALFRVLFARPWGTAVWTGYFRRALNKGTAPAALDAQVSAIRTSLRRPGRLAEFRRLALVLDHAIAEQRVPAVTAPTLAVIGAVDPDFRDPAAELAHVARVLGARTLLVEDAAHYPHRQRPELVLPVVRGFVGEIARTARA, from the coding sequence ATGACCTCCTTCCTCGACCGACCGCACCCCGCAGGAACGGGCCGCGTCGCGTACACGCTGCGCGGCGACGGCCCGCTCGTCGTCACCGTCCCCGGGATGGGCGACCTCGCCGCGTCCGACACCGAGCTCGCCGAGGCGCTCGCCGCCGACGGCTTCCGCGTCGCCTCGCTCGAACTGCGCGGGCACGGCGCATCCGACACCGGCTTCGCGGAGCTCGGCGACGCCGCGACGGCATCCGACATCGCCGCTCTCATCGAGGTGCTCGGCGGGCCGGCGATCGTCGTGGGGACCTCGATGGGCGCCTCATCGGCGATCGTCGCGGCCGCCGATCGCCCCGAGCTCGTCTCGGGTCTCGTGCTGCTGTCGCCGTTCACCCGCAACGCCTCCGGCAGCCCGACGCTGATGCGCGCCCTCTTCCGGGTGCTGTTCGCCCGCCCCTGGGGCACGGCGGTGTGGACCGGATACTTCCGCCGCGCGCTCAACAAGGGCACCGCACCCGCTGCCCTCGACGCGCAGGTCTCCGCCATCCGCACCTCGCTGCGGCGCCCGGGGAGGCTCGCCGAGTTCCGGCGGCTCGCCCTGGTGCTGGACCATGCGATCGCCGAGCAACGCGTGCCGGCCGTGACCGCGCCGACGCTCGCGGTGATCGGCGCCGTCGACCCGGACTTCCGCGACCCGGCCGCGGAGCTCGCGCACGTCGCGCGGGTGCTCGGCGCCCGCACCCTCCTCGTGGAGGACGCGGCGCACTACCCGCATCGGCAGCGCCCCGAGCTCGTGCTTCCGGTCGTGCGCGGCTTCGTCGGCGAGATCGCCCGGACCGCGCGTGCCTAG
- a CDS encoding TetR/AcrR family transcriptional regulator: MTDSTPRPAIRSSRGRGRRPADEVRADVLRAVGEMLLRDGLAELSFERIAREAGVSKTTLYKWWPSVGALALEGYFHAVEDTLAFPDTGDIRADLTTQLHHFVALMTATPAGRLLTELIGRSQSDPELASEYRRLYSSGRRRLATVRLRRAQEAGQIRADVPVEVLVDQLWGAIYHRLLIPDEPVDEAYADVLIRNLFDGIA; encoded by the coding sequence ATGACCGACAGCACCCCTCGTCCCGCCATCCGCAGCTCCCGCGGTCGCGGACGACGTCCCGCCGACGAGGTGCGCGCCGACGTCCTGCGCGCCGTCGGGGAGATGCTCCTGCGCGACGGCCTCGCCGAGCTGAGCTTCGAGCGCATCGCCCGCGAAGCCGGTGTGAGCAAGACCACCCTCTACAAGTGGTGGCCCTCCGTCGGCGCACTCGCCCTCGAGGGGTACTTCCATGCCGTCGAGGACACCCTCGCGTTCCCCGACACGGGCGACATCCGCGCCGATCTCACCACGCAACTGCATCACTTCGTCGCCCTGATGACCGCGACTCCCGCCGGACGACTCCTCACCGAACTGATCGGGCGATCCCAGAGCGATCCCGAGCTCGCCTCCGAGTACCGACGGCTGTACTCCTCGGGACGACGACGACTCGCCACCGTCAGGCTGCGTCGAGCGCAGGAGGCGGGACAGATTCGGGCCGATGTGCCCGTCGAGGTCCTCGTCGACCAGCTGTGGGGAGCGATCTATCATCGGCTGCTCATCCCCGACGAGCCCGTCGACGAGGCGTACGCCGACGTCCTCATCCGCAACCTCTTCGACGGGATCGCCTGA
- a CDS encoding MFS transporter, translating into MSGHGGGSILKQPRTVWVVAFASVIAFMGIGLVDPILPAIAHDLQATPAQTELLFTSYLLVTGLAMLVTSWVSSRIGARWTLLIGLVLIVGFALAAAMSGSVGAVIGFRAGWGLGNALFISTALATIVGAASGGSGAAVVLYEAALGLGIAIGPLLGGLLGTLSWRGPFFGTAALMALAVIALAVLLPRDKGPREKRRLSDPIRALRKPALALLAVAALFYNVGFFTLLAFSPFPLGLDAIGLGLVFCAWGVGLAITSVWVAPILTARMPRSRVLAIVLPLLALDLVVAGLVVGSVVGLISCIIVGGLLLGILNTVLTETVMDSTELPRPVASSAYSAVRFLGGAAAPPLAATLAELAGDQVPYYFAAAAVLVSTALVVVGRPLLARADAAGGHGAVDEAEEIGLGDAA; encoded by the coding sequence ATGAGCGGGCACGGCGGCGGCAGCATCCTGAAGCAGCCGCGCACCGTCTGGGTGGTCGCGTTCGCCTCCGTCATCGCCTTCATGGGCATCGGGCTCGTCGACCCGATCCTCCCGGCCATCGCCCACGACCTGCAGGCCACCCCCGCGCAGACCGAGCTGCTGTTCACGAGCTACCTGCTCGTCACCGGGCTCGCCATGCTCGTCACCAGTTGGGTGTCGAGCCGGATCGGCGCCCGCTGGACGCTGCTCATCGGACTCGTGCTCATCGTCGGCTTCGCCCTCGCCGCCGCGATGTCGGGATCGGTCGGCGCGGTCATCGGGTTCCGTGCCGGATGGGGCCTCGGCAACGCGCTCTTCATCTCCACCGCGCTCGCCACCATCGTCGGCGCGGCGAGCGGCGGATCGGGTGCCGCGGTCGTGCTCTACGAGGCCGCCCTCGGCCTCGGCATCGCGATCGGGCCGCTGCTGGGCGGCCTCCTCGGCACCCTCAGCTGGCGCGGACCGTTCTTCGGCACCGCCGCCCTCATGGCGCTCGCGGTCATCGCGCTCGCGGTGCTGCTGCCGCGCGACAAGGGGCCGCGCGAGAAGCGCCGGCTCTCCGACCCCATCCGGGCACTGCGCAAGCCCGCGCTCGCGCTGCTCGCCGTCGCGGCACTGTTCTACAACGTCGGCTTCTTCACCCTGCTCGCCTTCAGCCCGTTCCCCCTCGGGCTCGACGCGATCGGCCTGGGCCTGGTGTTCTGCGCCTGGGGCGTCGGCCTCGCCATCACGAGCGTCTGGGTCGCGCCGATCCTCACCGCGCGGATGCCGCGCTCGCGCGTGCTCGCGATCGTGCTGCCGCTGCTCGCCCTCGACCTCGTGGTCGCCGGGCTCGTCGTCGGCTCCGTCGTCGGGCTCATCAGCTGCATCATCGTGGGGGGCCTGCTGCTCGGCATCCTCAACACGGTGCTCACCGAGACCGTCATGGACTCCACCGAGCTGCCGCGTCCCGTCGCCTCCTCGGCCTACTCCGCCGTGCGGTTCCTCGGCGGCGCCGCCGCACCCCCGCTCGCCGCGACCCTCGCCGAGCTCGCGGGCGACCAGGTGCCGTACTACTTCGCCGCCGCCGCCGTGCTCGTCTCGACCGCGCTCGTCGTCGTCGGTCGCCCCCTGCTGGCCCGCGCCGACGCGGCAGGCGGCCACGGCGCCGTCGACGAGGCGGAGGAGATCGGACTCGGCGACGCCGCCTAG
- a CDS encoding MarR family winged helix-turn-helix transcriptional regulator encodes MHTDTLESLLVSTHRLTRIAAQVVGNTTPSAIWRTLSILESDGPMRIGELATASRVTQPGMTRLLATMVEEELVTRIADRDDSRAWLIVVSKKGAKALAEWRAKLAETLEPWFGELSDADWKALSTAAAILESRLGQNAAAVAS; translated from the coding sequence ATGCACACCGACACGCTCGAATCCCTCCTCGTCTCCACCCACCGGCTCACCCGGATCGCGGCACAGGTCGTCGGCAACACGACACCCTCCGCGATCTGGCGCACGCTGTCGATCCTCGAATCCGACGGCCCCATGCGCATCGGCGAGCTCGCCACCGCGAGCCGCGTCACCCAGCCCGGCATGACCCGCCTGCTCGCGACCATGGTCGAGGAGGAGCTCGTCACCCGCATCGCCGACCGCGACGACTCGCGCGCCTGGCTCATCGTGGTGAGCAAGAAGGGGGCGAAGGCCCTCGCCGAGTGGCGCGCGAAGCTCGCCGAAACCCTGGAGCCGTGGTTCGGCGAACTGAGCGACGCCGACTGGAAGGCCCTCTCCACCGCGGCCGCCATCCTCGAGAGCCGCCTCGGCCAGAACGCCGCCGCGGTGGCCTCATGA
- a CDS encoding DUF4259 domain-containing protein, with product MGAWSGEPFGNDAAADWAWELAEQRNWSVVRRALAAVKWARYLDQDAAAIAIAAAETVAHGLGRGTQHDGYVEEVVAFVHRAGPPPRRLVKLAQQALAKSTGEASELNELWDEDPAEWIVANALLETALADTD from the coding sequence ATGGGGGCATGGAGCGGCGAACCGTTCGGGAATGACGCGGCCGCGGACTGGGCGTGGGAGCTCGCCGAGCAGCGCAACTGGTCGGTGGTGCGACGAGCGCTCGCCGCAGTCAAGTGGGCGAGGTATCTCGATCAGGATGCCGCGGCCATCGCGATCGCGGCGGCGGAGACGGTCGCGCACGGTCTCGGGCGCGGCACGCAGCACGACGGTTACGTCGAGGAGGTCGTGGCGTTCGTGCACCGGGCGGGCCCGCCGCCGCGCCGGCTCGTGAAGCTCGCCCAGCAGGCGCTCGCGAAATCGACCGGCGAGGCGAGCGAGCTGAACGAACTGTGGGACGAGGATCCGGCGGAGTGGATCGTCGCGAACGCGCTCCTCGAGACCGCGCTCGCCGACACCGACTGA
- a CDS encoding aldo/keto reductase: protein MTYDAAADRYDHLDYARVGRSGLKIPRISLGLWNNFGHDRPLTTQRDILLRAFDLGVTHFDLANNYGPPAGSAEENFGRILESELRPYRDELVISSKAGYGMWDGPYGDWGSRKYLLSSLDQSLTRLGLDYVDIFYHHRFDPETPLEETMGALAHAVRSGKALYVGISNYGPDETRRAHALLAAEGVSLLIHQPRYNMFDRTVEDGLLDAIAELGIGSIVFSPLAQGMLTDRYLGGIPAGSRAAEGRWISGDNITDTYLARARALNEIAQGRGQTLAQLALSWVLRHPQVTSALIGASSVAQLESSLAALEAPALTADELAAIEPHAVHGTERL, encoded by the coding sequence GTGACCTACGACGCCGCCGCCGACCGCTACGACCACCTCGACTACGCCCGCGTGGGCCGGAGCGGACTCAAGATCCCCCGCATCTCGCTCGGCCTCTGGAACAACTTCGGCCACGACCGGCCGCTCACCACCCAGCGCGACATCCTGCTGCGCGCCTTCGACCTCGGGGTCACCCACTTCGACCTCGCGAACAACTACGGCCCGCCCGCCGGATCCGCCGAGGAGAACTTCGGCCGCATCCTCGAGAGCGAGCTGCGCCCCTACCGCGATGAGCTCGTCATCTCGTCGAAGGCCGGCTACGGGATGTGGGACGGCCCGTACGGCGATTGGGGTTCGCGCAAGTACCTGCTGAGCTCGCTCGACCAGTCGCTCACCCGGCTCGGCCTCGACTACGTCGACATCTTCTACCACCACCGTTTCGACCCCGAGACCCCCCTCGAGGAGACGATGGGCGCCCTCGCGCACGCCGTCCGCTCGGGCAAGGCGCTCTACGTGGGCATCTCCAACTACGGCCCGGACGAGACCCGCCGCGCCCACGCGCTGCTCGCCGCCGAAGGGGTGTCGCTGCTCATTCACCAGCCGCGCTACAACATGTTCGACCGCACGGTCGAGGACGGTCTGCTGGATGCCATCGCCGAGCTCGGCATCGGCTCGATCGTGTTCTCGCCGCTCGCCCAGGGCATGCTGACCGACCGCTACCTGGGCGGGATCCCCGCGGGCTCGCGCGCGGCGGAGGGCCGCTGGATCAGCGGCGACAACATCACCGACACCTACCTCGCCCGCGCCCGCGCGCTCAACGAGATCGCGCAGGGCCGCGGGCAGACGCTCGCCCAGCTCGCGCTGAGCTGGGTGCTGCGCCACCCGCAGGTGACGAGTGCGCTCATCGGGGCGTCGAGCGTCGCCCAGCTCGAGTCGAGCCTCGCTGCGCTCGAGGCGCCCGCGCTGACCGCCGACGAGCTCGCCGCGATCGAGCCGCACGCCGTGCACGGCACCGAGCGACTGTAG
- the msrA gene encoding peptide-methionine (S)-S-oxide reductase MsrA, which produces MRTFVLAGGCFWCLDAVYRTLEGVQDVVSGYTGGHVPNPSYELVCTGTTDHAEAVEVTFDETVIPASVILDVFFTLHDPRQLNRQGNDVGTQYRSAMFYADDEQKAEFEAARDRASEIWGGGVVTTITKLGEFYRAEEYHQDFFAKNPNQGYCLAVALPKVSKVRKSYAQYVKAA; this is translated from the coding sequence ATGCGCACATTCGTTCTCGCCGGCGGCTGCTTCTGGTGTCTCGACGCCGTGTATCGCACGCTCGAGGGTGTCCAGGACGTGGTGTCCGGCTACACGGGCGGGCACGTGCCGAACCCCTCGTACGAGCTGGTCTGCACGGGCACGACGGATCACGCGGAGGCGGTGGAGGTCACCTTCGACGAGACCGTGATCCCCGCGAGCGTCATCCTCGACGTGTTCTTCACCCTTCACGACCCGCGTCAGCTGAACCGCCAGGGCAATGACGTCGGCACGCAGTACCGCTCGGCGATGTTCTACGCCGACGACGAGCAGAAGGCCGAGTTCGAGGCCGCCCGCGACCGTGCGAGCGAGATCTGGGGCGGTGGCGTGGTCACCACGATCACGAAGCTCGGCGAGTTCTACCGGGCCGAGGAGTACCACCAGGACTTCTTCGCCAAGAACCCCAACCAGGGCTACTGCCTCGCGGTGGCGCTGCCGAAGGTGTCGAAGGTCCGCAAGAGCTACGCGCAGTACGTCAAGGCGGCGTAA
- a CDS encoding DUF6993 domain-containing protein: MRRSRRALVRALVGVALAVSLAGCTTPEPMPIPTDTPSASPSAEPSAPPAPPTAPVLDGTAADNHEFFDRINQELIASGAALNGAAFIDNLVAHGFPRDAMEVTPDRTAINEPADNITFSIRFGETCLLGQWGNIGYASLVADVLATGRCLVGTARPA, encoded by the coding sequence ATGAGGCGATCGCGTCGCGCACTCGTGCGCGCGCTTGTCGGGGTCGCGCTTGCGGTGAGCCTCGCGGGCTGCACCACCCCCGAGCCGATGCCGATCCCCACCGACACCCCCTCGGCGTCGCCGTCGGCCGAGCCGAGCGCCCCGCCCGCGCCGCCCACGGCGCCCGTGCTCGACGGCACGGCGGCCGACAACCACGAGTTCTTCGACCGGATCAACCAGGAGCTCATCGCCTCGGGTGCCGCACTCAACGGGGCGGCGTTCATCGACAACCTCGTCGCGCACGGGTTCCCGCGCGACGCGATGGAGGTGACCCCCGACCGCACCGCCATCAACGAGCCGGCCGACAACATCACCTTCTCGATCCGCTTCGGCGAGACCTGCCTGCTCGGCCAGTGGGGCAACATCGGCTACGCGAGCCTCGTCGCCGATGTGCTGGCCACCGGCCGCTGCCTCGTCGGCACCGCGCGCCCCGCGTAG